The following is a genomic window from Aliidongia dinghuensis.
ATCGAACACGACATAGACGAAGCTCGCGCCGAAATCCGAGAAGCCGCGCACGACCTTGGCATGGGGCACGGCCAAGAGCGCCGTGGTCAGCGGATATGTCACCTGGTCCTCGACGACCTGGGGCGCCTGGCCCGGGTAGTCGGTGTAGACGATGACCTGGGTATCCGACAGGTCCGGCAGCGCGTCGAGCGGCGTGTTGGCGACCGACCAGACGCCGATCCCGACCAGGATCAAGGTGGCGAGCAGCACCAGCATCCGGTTGCGCGCGCAGAGATCGATGAGGCGGCCGATCATGGCTGGGCTTCCTTGTTGCTGGCGTCGGCGAAGCCTTGCAGCGCCGCGCGCAGGTTGCTCTCGGCATCGATGAGGAAGTTGGCGCCGGTGACGACGCGCTCGCCGGGCTTCAGCCCGTCCAGAACCTGGACCCAGTCGTCGCCGTGCATGCCGAGCTTGACCGGCCGCGGCTCGAAGCGGCCCTCGTCCTTGGCCACCAGCACGACCTGGCGCGTGCCGCTGTCGAGCACGGCCGAGTTCGGCACCGAGAGGATAGGCGCGCCGCTTGCGGCGCCCTCGATGTCGACGGTCGCGAACATCTGGGCGCGCAAGGCGCCGTCCGGGTTGGGCAGCACGATCCGCACGCGTGCGGTGCGCGTCTCGGCCGAGAGCGACGGATAGACGAAATCGACCGTGCCCTCGAAGCTGCGGCCGGGGAACGCCACGAAGCTGGCCTGCGCCCGCTCGCCCGGCCGGATCATGCCGAGGTCCCGTTCCTGCACCTCGGCGATCAGCCAGAGCGAGGAAAGGTCCGCGGTCTTGTAGAGTGCCTCGCCCGCCTCGACCTTCATGCCCTCCTGGATCGGTTTGTCGATCACGACACCGTCCGCGGGAGCCATGACCGCGATGCGCCGGACCGCCTTGCCGGTCTTGCGCAACCGGGCGATCTCGTCCGCGGGCACGTCGAGCGCGCGTAGCCGTTCGTCGGACGCGGCACCGATGGCGCCGCCCATGCGGGCGGCGATCAGATATTCGTTCTCCGACGCGACGAGATCGGGCGCGTAGATCTCGGCCAGCACCTGGCCGCGCCTGACCGGATCGCCGGTCGCGGCGACCGCCAGATGCTCGATCCAGCCTGGCACCTTGGTCGTGACCGTCGCGAGGCGGCGCTCGTCGAACTGCAGGATGCCGGTCGCGCGGATCGTTGGGCCCGAGGCCGTCCGGGTCGCGACGGCCTCGGTCTTGACGCCGAGCGTCTGCAAGCGGCCCGGGCTGATCTTGACCGTGCCAGGCGGATCGCCCGTTGTCCCCTCGTCGGCATAGACCGGCAGATAGTCCATGCCCATCGAATCCTTCTTGGGCTTGGGCGACGTGTCCGGCAGGCCCATCGGGTTGCGATAGTAGAGAATGCGGTGGTCGGCCTTGGCCGATGCAGCGGGTGGCGCAGCCGCCGAGGTCGCAGCACTCGGGGCGCCATCCTCGAGCACAGGCTTGAAGTCTCGGCCGTCGGCCGTCTTCTTTGGCCCAGCCGAATAGAACGGCTTGCCGTCCGGGTCCTGGTAATAGAGCGGCTGCCGGGCGGCCTCATCGGCGAGCGCCACGCTCGACAGGGCAAGGCCGAGGGCGGCACTGGCGAAAAGCAGCGCGCGCATCAGAGGTCTCCTCCGATCAGCCGTTCGATGACGGCGAGCGCCATCTGCTCGTCGAGCTGGGTCTGGAGCAGGCGCAGATCGACATCGTGCATCTGGTGCTCGGCGGCGATGGCCGCGGCCAGCTCGCCCTTGCCTTGGCTGTAGTTCGCCAGCACCGTCTCGAAGGTGGCGTGCGCCTGCGGCATCGCCTCGTCATGGAGCAGGGCTTCGGTCGCACGCGCGGCGCGGAGCTTGGCGAGCGCCTCGCCAAGCGTTCCCTCGATCTCGCGCGCCGCGGCCTCGTACTTCTGCTGGGCGGCGCCGAGCCGCGCTGCCGCCTCGTGCTGGCCCGATGCCTCGCGGCCCCAGGCGAGCGGGATGTTGAGGCCGACCGTCGCGGCGAATCCCACCGGCCGGTTGTTGGTCTGGATCAGCGGTCCCGCGCCGACCGTGATGTCCGGGTACCAGGCCTTGTCAGCGAGCGTCCGCCGCGACCGCGCGGCCGAGACCGCGGCGTCGTTCGCGGCCAAGGTCGGGTTGCTCGCGCTGGCGCGCTCGACCAGGGCCGCAAGCGCGGGCTCGACCGCGGGCAGCGGCCGCAATCGCTTCGGCTCGGCCAGTGGCGCATCCCCGCTGCGGCCGACGAGCGCGTTCAGCCGCACCCGGGCTGCGTCCATCTCGCCCTGGAGCCGTACGGCCTCGGTCTTGACCGCGGTCTCCTCGGCCTGTGCCTGGATGACGGCGGTCTGATCGCCGCCGCCCTGGCCGTAACGGGCAGTGGCAGCCGCACGCATGCGCCGGTCGAGCTCGCCGATCTCCCGGTTCACCGCCAGCTCGCGCCCGGTCAGGAAATATTGCGCGAAGGCGACCTTGATCTGCTCGTCGAGCGCATCGGTGGCGGCGCGCTCCTGGCCGCGTGCCTCGTCGAGATCGGCGAGCGCCGCGGTCTTGCGCAGGTCGCGCTTGCCCCAGAGCGGGAACGCCTGGGAGACCGTGATCGTGTGAGCACTGAAGACGCCCGGGTCCTTGTAGTACTGGTAGCTGTCCGTGATGGTCGGGTCGTCGAGCGCGTCGGCACCTTCCGCCTTGGCCGCCGTCGCCGCGGTGTCGAGCGCCGCCGCACGCAAGGCGGGGCTCAGTTGCTCACCGGCCGCACGCAGCCCGTCGACGGTGGCGCCCAGCGGACCGTCGGTGGCGGGGTGGGCGGCAGCTTGAGCGAAGGCTGGCTCCCACGCGATCAGGCTGGCCACCAGCATCCCGCTGGCGCCGAGCCGCATCCACTGGGCGCCCATGTCACTTCACCAGGGCGGCGGTGATGGTGCCCCGGACGGTCTCGGACTCACCCTGGACCTTGGCCGCGAGATGCAGCGCCCAGGTTCCCGCCATGCCCGGCTCGACCTCGAAGCTGTAGGTGCCGTCCTTGGGCGCCAGCGCCTTCACGGGTGCGCTCATGGTCGCCATGCCCTCCGGCCCCATGTCGGCCTTGCTCTCGAAGATCACAGCGTCGGCCATGGGCTTGCCGTCGGCGACATGGATCAGCCGAACCTGGACGATGTCTTTCTGCCCGCTGAGCTGCGGCTTGCCGACCAGCTCGAAGCGATAGTCAGCCGAGGCGGCGAGCGCCGGAAGTGCTGCGAAAGCGAAGCCGCTGGCGAACGCGAGCGCGCCCGCAACGAAACGGTTGCGAATCATAAGTGTACCCCTTGATAGCCCGACCGGCGCCGCGGCACGCGGGCGGGCGGAACAAACCTGATTGTCGAATAAGCGCACTTCGGGCGTGCGCGGACCGGATCAGGCCGCTCGGGGTGGCTGGGGTTCGGGTTGGCGGTCCAGGCTCACGAGCCTGGAGAGGGATGCCCAATAGGCGACCGCAGCGTACTCGACGGTCGTCTCAGGGGGCGTGAACGGCACGGGCAAACCGACGGCTGTGACGCAGCCCATCTGCTTGATGCAGTCGGCGGTCAGCCCCTTGCAGGGCGGCATCGGCTTGGCGTCGTCGCCCGACGCCGACATCGGCATTGCCATGTCGCAGGGCACGTCCATGGCCGCCACGACCGGCCCGTAGGCCGCCGCGCGCGCGAAGTCGGTCGTCGTCCCGCCGACGAGGGCGAAGGCGACGAGCGCGAGCAGGATATGGCGCAGCACACGGACCATGATGGCTATGTAGGGGGTTCCGTCATGGGAAGGTCAAGAGGGCGCGACCGGTCACGCAACACGATCATCCTGGTCGTCGCGGCAATGAGCGGACAGCCTGCGTCGTTGCCGGCGTCGCATGCGCGCACCGTGTCGGCCAGGACGCGCGCGTCAGCGCAAGAGGCTTGTCCTCCGGCGGCGAGACCGAGCAGTGCCCGCTCCTCGTCCAGGGTCCAGGTTCATCGGCTTCCCCGCCTTGAGCAGGGCGGGGAGGTCGAGACGGCTCACACATCCCGCAGCAGCACGTCGCGCGCCATGTTAATCTTGCTCGCCAGGTAGTTGGTGCCGCCACGATCGGGGTGCAGCTTCGCCATCAGGCGGCGGTGCGCCTCGTGGATCTGCTCCGCGTCAGCACCGGACTCGAGCCCGAGCACCTGCCACGCCTCCTCGCGGGTCATGTCGCCACCGGTGGCACCCCCCGCCCGGTCGCTTTGCCCCGTCTGACTTTGCTCAGCCCCGCCGGGCCGATCGCGCCAGCGCGGATGCGTGCGGTCGAGATAGGTCTCGACCAGGCGCGCCGACTGAGGATCGGCGACCTCGCACTCGGCGAGCAGCGCACATAACTGGTCGAGGCCAAGCTCGCCGAGCCGCGCCCCCGAAAACTGGCCCGAATGCACCTCGCCGTCGATCGCACCGGTCGACCGGTCGAGCGTCATGCTGAGCCAGGCCATCTCGATGGTCGAGATATCCGGATTGTGCGGCGCGCCTTTCAGCCAGTCGCGCACGCGGTCGAACCCGGGGAAACCGCGCGCCGACCAGCCGCGCAGCAGGATCAGGGTCAGGGCACCCAGCGGCAGGTCGAGCAGCGCAAGTCCCCTGGCCGCGAGAAACAGCCCGAGCAGCACGAGCGCCGCGACGAAGGCATGGCGAAGCGCCCGCGCGAGGACCTTGGGATCCAAGACCAGCAGGAGCCATCCCGACCCGAAGACTGCGACGATCACGAGTGCAATCACAAGGTACGGCATCCGCGCCCGTCTCGGCTATCAGGGTTGCTGGCGGAGCTGCTGGGTCAGACGGAGCACTTCGCCACCCGCGTGCCTCGCATAGTCGACCAGCGCCGCTCGACCGCCGGCCGCATAGATCGCGACCGCCTTGAGCAGGTCGCGCAAGGCCTTGGCGCTCGCCGAATCGAAACTCACATAAGCGCCATTGGTGAGCCGCGCGATCTGCTGAAAGGCGCGCCGCGCGACGGGCTCGTCCCCCTCCTGAAACACGAAGGCAGGAACACCGAGCAGGCCGAGCTGGCCGGCGAGTTCCGCCAGCGTCTCCGCATTCTCCTCCATGGCGTCGCCGACATAGACCAACGCATTGATCCGCGTCTTGGCCGCCTCGGCGACGGCATGACGCAGGACGCGCACGATCTGTGTCGTGCCGCTGAGGCAGGTCACGGCCGTCATCCGTCGCACCAGCTCCCGCCCGTCGGTGAGCCATGGCGCGGCATGGAATTCGGCGAAGCCCCGGAAATAGCACATTTGAATGGCGAGGCCGCCGAGCGCCGCGGTTTCGGTAAACATCTCCGCCTGGATGTGGCTGGCCCGGTCCCAGGTCGGCTGCCGGCTCGCCGTCGCGTCGAGTGCGAAGATGAGGTGCCCCATGGTTCCTGACCGAGCCGCCACGGGTGCTGCCGCAATTTGGCGCAGGAATGCGTCAACTTCGGTTCGCTTCGGTTCCGCCTGCAGTTGGCGATCGTCCTTGGCCATGGTCTTCGACCCAGTTGCTGCTGCCCGCCGGGCCAATGCGTTCATCCCATGTTGGCCCGACGCGCACCCCACGCAATCATACGCCGGACGGATCGAGCGCGGTACCGATGGCCGAGTTGACCCCTTCGTGCAGGGCGATGGGGGCGCCAGGGTCAGGGCTGCGGCCGCAGGCCGTCATCCGTCGCCGTTGGAGGCTGCGTTCGTTCCTTGCTCACGAGCGGCGCGGGCTGGCTCAGCGCCTCGAGGAGCGCGCGCAGCGCCTCCAGTTCCGCGCCGAAGCCGCTCCAGTCTCCGGCCTTCAGACGCTCGATGGCAAGGTCATAGTGGCGGAG
Proteins encoded in this region:
- a CDS encoding efflux RND transporter periplasmic adaptor subunit, translated to MRALLFASAALGLALSSVALADEAARQPLYYQDPDGKPFYSAGPKKTADGRDFKPVLEDGAPSAATSAAAPPAASAKADHRILYYRNPMGLPDTSPKPKKDSMGMDYLPVYADEGTTGDPPGTVKISPGRLQTLGVKTEAVATRTASGPTIRATGILQFDERRLATVTTKVPGWIEHLAVAATGDPVRRGQVLAEIYAPDLVASENEYLIAARMGGAIGAASDERLRALDVPADEIARLRKTGKAVRRIAVMAPADGVVIDKPIQEGMKVEAGEALYKTADLSSLWLIAEVQERDLGMIRPGERAQASFVAFPGRSFEGTVDFVYPSLSAETRTARVRIVLPNPDGALRAQMFATVDIEGAASGAPILSVPNSAVLDSGTRQVVLVAKDEGRFEPRPVKLGMHGDDWVQVLDGLKPGERVVTGANFLIDAESNLRAALQGFADASNKEAQP
- a CDS encoding TolC family protein, translated to MGAQWMRLGASGMLVASLIAWEPAFAQAAAHPATDGPLGATVDGLRAAGEQLSPALRAAALDTAATAAKAEGADALDDPTITDSYQYYKDPGVFSAHTITVSQAFPLWGKRDLRKTAALADLDEARGQERAATDALDEQIKVAFAQYFLTGRELAVNREIGELDRRMRAAATARYGQGGGDQTAVIQAQAEETAVKTEAVRLQGEMDAARVRLNALVGRSGDAPLAEPKRLRPLPAVEPALAALVERASASNPTLAANDAAVSAARSRRTLADKAWYPDITVGAGPLIQTNNRPVGFAATVGLNIPLAWGREASGQHEAAARLGAAQQKYEAAAREIEGTLGEALAKLRAARATEALLHDEAMPQAHATFETVLANYSQGKGELAAAIAAEHQMHDVDLRLLQTQLDEQMALAVIERLIGGDL
- a CDS encoding FixH family protein: MIRNRFVAGALAFASGFAFAALPALAASADYRFELVGKPQLSGQKDIVQVRLIHVADGKPMADAVIFESKADMGPEGMATMSAPVKALAPKDGTYSFEVEPGMAGTWALHLAAKVQGESETVRGTITAALVK
- a CDS encoding DnaJ domain-containing protein, which gives rise to MPYLVIALVIVAVFGSGWLLLVLDPKVLARALRHAFVAALVLLGLFLAARGLALLDLPLGALTLILLRGWSARGFPGFDRVRDWLKGAPHNPDISTIEMAWLSMTLDRSTGAIDGEVHSGQFSGARLGELGLDQLCALLAECEVADPQSARLVETYLDRTHPRWRDRPGGAEQSQTGQSDRAGGATGGDMTREEAWQVLGLESGADAEQIHEAHRRLMAKLHPDRGGTNYLASKINMARDVLLRDV
- a CDS encoding vWA domain-containing protein, which translates into the protein MGHLIFALDATASRQPTWDRASHIQAEMFTETAALGGLAIQMCYFRGFAEFHAAPWLTDGRELVRRMTAVTCLSGTTQIVRVLRHAVAEAAKTRINALVYVGDAMEENAETLAELAGQLGLLGVPAFVFQEGDEPVARRAFQQIARLTNGAYVSFDSASAKALRDLLKAVAIYAAGGRAALVDYARHAGGEVLRLTQQLRQQP